Below is a genomic region from Miscanthus floridulus cultivar M001 unplaced genomic scaffold, ASM1932011v1 fs_386_1_2, whole genome shotgun sequence.
TCGGTTATTGGATATTTTGTGTAAAAAAATTGCTTGTCCGTTTGATTTATGCTTCTGCTCCGAAATTCTATCTGAAATAATCTTTACCTTTTCTTCTGCAGGATTTCAGGTTTGCCATTCATTGGGTGGAGGTACTGGCTCTGGGATGGGCACCCTGCTCATCTCAAAAATCAGGGAAGAGTACCCAGATAGGATGATGCTCACATTCTCAGTTTTCCCATCACCTAAGGTGTCTGATACTGTGGTCGAACCTTACAATGCTACACTCTCAGTTCATCAACTTGTTGAGAATGCTGATGAGTGTATGGTCCTTGACAATGAAGCTCTTTACGACATCTGCTTCCGCACTCTGAAGCTTGCTACACCCACTTGTAAGTTTGCATTGCTACTTTGCTCAGTCACTGCACCCACAACTTTAGTATTTGTTGATCATTGATTTCATATCGTGGTTCAAAAGAGTAGTCATCTTCGTGTGAAATCCTGTGACACAAATCTATCTCTTGGATATGTCTTGTGATGCTGCAATGAATTACATGGTCCTTGTCTGCCATTGCTGCACAGTTATTGCAATCATGCACTGCTTGATTGAATTAATGTGTATGTCGGGCACATGCATCTCACTAGCATTTTGACACCGTCCTATCTGTTTTGAAGTTTGCTTTGTACTACAGAATACTACAATGTAATGCCCTGAGATGATCATTTCATGATTCTCTGCCCTGTTTCTTGCATTTGTTTCTGCCATTTAGATATGAATCTGAATCATGTTTTTTATGTTGCCAGTTGGTGACCTGAACCATCTCATCTCTGCAACCATGAGTGGTGTTACCTGCTGCTTGCGGTTCCCAGGCCAGCTGAACTCTGACCTCCGGAAGCTTGCAGTCAACTTGATACCCTTCCCTCGCCTCCATTTCTTCATGGTTGGCTTTGCACCACTGACATCAAGGGGATCTCAGCAGTACCGTGCCCTCACCGTCCCCGAGCTGACCCAGCAGATGTGGGATGCCAAGAACATGATGTGCGCAGCTGACCCACGGCATGGGCGCTACCTGACAGCATCAGCCATGTTCCGTGGGAAGATGAGCACCAAGGAGGTGGACGAGCAGATGCTGAATGTGCAGAACAAGAACTCGTCCTACTTCGTGGAGTGGATCCCGAACAACGTGAAGTCGAGCGTGTGCGACATCCCTCCCACGGGCCTGAAGATGGCGTCCACATTCATCGGCAACTCCACCTCGATCCAGGAGATGTTCAGGCGTGTGAGCGAGCAGTTCACGGCTATGTTCCGGCGCAAGGCCTTCTTGCACTGGTACACCGGGGAGGGCATGGACGAGATGGAGTTCACCGAGGCCGAGAGCAACATGAACGACCTGGTGGCTGAGTACCAGCAGTACCAGGACGCGACGGCGGACGACGAAGAGGAGTacgaggatgaggaagaagaggtggcTGACTAAGCCACCGGCCCATGTGGGTTGTGGTGTTATTACTGTTGCTCTTAATCTGGTGCTTGTGGTGACCTTGGATTATTCGTGTTGATGGTGATGCTGCTGCGAAACTGTGAGATTAGCTTTAACTGTGGACTTGATTACTTCTAGATCATGGAATTGTCAATCTGATATTAGAtgtattgtattgtattgtattgttTGGTATCTTTCGCTGTGCTACTTGATCATGCACACCTCTGACTGATTATTCGGGCTCAACATCTTTCTGACATGACTCAAGACAGGCTTACGACTTATATTACAGAAGACGAGATTCTATTAGCCTTTTCTATTATGATGGCATGGATCACTTGGATCGGCGAACATACTCGAGAGGCCGAGCTAGACGAATTGGGCTGCCTGGACTATTTCAGTTGTCAGGTGAGAACCCCTCCATCGAAGATCGGTAGATCGAACAAGCGGCGAGGTTCAGTGTGGTCTTGGGGGAAACCTTGAAGCGCTCCTTCCGCCGTTCCCGCGGCTGCTTCTTCCTCCGCGTCCTCGATTTCTCTCGCCCTCTTGCCATTACGCAGACGCATGAACTCCTCCTCCAACTTGCCGTACATCTCCTCGAGTCTACAGAGGCGACTCTGGGCTCTCTGCAGCTCCATCTCCAAGACGTTGGTGGTCTCGGTCAGAGCAGCGCTCTTTTGCTCGAGACGGTCCTCCAGCTCGGTAACTCTGCGGGAGGAGCAGGCGCAGCAGCCGAGGCGCGAGGCGTGGTTGCACTCCGACCACGACATGGAGGCGGGTTTCTCGCCGTCGCCGGGTTTGAAGTCGCCGTCCCATCTTCTCGGCCGGGGCTCTCCCGTCTCGCCGCTCCCGGGGCGGTCGTCGTTACCCATGCCCATGCCATCACTCGCCAACGCCGAGTACTCATCTGGGTTGTTGTCCGGCGGCAAGGTGGGGACCGCTTCGATCTGTTCCGGctggtcatcgtcgtcgtcgtgtaCACGCGGCGTGTGGCAGCGCGGGCAGGCGTGGCGCCCGTGGGAGCAGCCGGCGTGCAGCGCGTGGAAGCAGTCGTATATGACGAAGGACTCGTCGTCCCAGGCTTCTAGGACGCCGCCGCATCCATCGCACCGATCCACCAGCTCGTCATCGCACGCGCGCTCCATGTCGTCGGTCGCCGTATTTGTAGTATGGCATGGGACGTATATTCTCGATCGTGTCGCTGTTCGTTTGTATTTGTAGGCGTGGGACGTAAAAGCGGCCGGGCTCGAATACGATTCGGCCTCCTCTGGGTACCTCTCTCAAATTGAACCGCCTTTAGATGGACACGGAAACGCTGTGCATCAAAGTCGTTGTAGTATAGTGGTGAGTATTTCCGCCTGTCACGCGGACGACCCGGGTTCGATCCCCGGCAACGGCGTCGTTagtgtttttttgtttttattttttttctttttccagatcGGCAGTAGCAATGGATGTACAATCGTGCTCCAATGGCGAGATGTTatctcttgtttcccctctcccctttttttttttgactcaAATCGTCAGTACCCACGGATGTGCAATTGTGATTGTGTTAGTTTTGTAGGTATGTGGGTATGTGATTAGGATGTACGCGATTGCACATAAAATTGCTTGTGATTATAAAGGTACCCTACTTTAGGTCTTATTTGGATACACatatattcatctcaatccacataaatttcatttcatttcactccaatacatgtggattgagatagaTATACATGCATTCACGGATGTGCAATTGTGATTGTGTTAGTTTTCTACGTATGTGGGTATGTGATTAGGATGTACACGATTGCACATAAAATTGCTTGTGATTATAAAGGTACCcactttaggccttgtttggatgcgcatgtatttatCTCAATCCACAGTGTGTTGAAGTTGATTGGAGTTGAAAATTTTTGGGACAAGCGTCCCGAACGAGTTGGAGAGGTGCAGGCTTCTTGGTGCGGAAAAGGTCTACCGATGAAGGCTTGGCCGAATAAGGCTCCGATGAAGGCCCGGCTGGAGAAGGCTGGCGACGAAGGCCCAACCGGAAAAGGCTCTGACAAAGGCCTAGCCGGAGAAGGATCCGACGAAGGTCCGACCGGAGAAGGCTGTCGACGAAGGCCTGGCCGGAGAAGGCTATGACGAAGGCCTGGACGGAGAAGGCTCCGACGAAGGCCTGGCCGGAGAAGGCTGCAATGAAGGCCCGTGTAGAGAAGGCCTGGCCAGAGAAGGCTCTGATGAA
It encodes:
- the LOC136531612 gene encoding tubulin beta-1 chain, whose translation is MREILHIQGGQCGNQIGAKFWEVICDEHGIDHTGKYAGDSDLQLERINVYYNEASGGRYVPRAVLMDLEPGTMDSVRSGPYGQIFRPDNFVFGQSGAGNNWAKGHYTEGAELIDSVLDVVRKEAENCDCLQGFQVCHSLGGGTGSGMGTLLISKIREEYPDRMMLTFSVFPSPKVSDTVVEPYNATLSVHQLVENADECMVLDNEALYDICFRTLKLATPTFGDLNHLISATMSGVTCCLRFPGQLNSDLRKLAVNLIPFPRLHFFMVGFAPLTSRGSQQYRALTVPELTQQMWDAKNMMCAADPRHGRYLTASAMFRGKMSTKEVDEQMLNVQNKNSSYFVEWIPNNVKSSVCDIPPTGLKMASTFIGNSTSIQEMFRRVSEQFTAMFRRKAFLHWYTGEGMDEMEFTEAESNMNDLVAEYQQYQDATADDEEEYEDEEEEVAD